The Mesorhizobium sp. AR02 genomic interval ATGCCGCAACGCATCGAGATCGCCGGTGGCGTAACCGTAAGAGTTGAGTGCCTCGGCTTCCTGGTTCTTGTAATTCCAGCGCAGCTTGTCGTCCCATTTCTCGACCAGCGAGAAGGCCTTGGCATAGTCGTTGGCGGCGGATTTGTAGTCGAAGACCAGTGCGGCGGCGTCGGCGCGTTTGGCATAGATGGCAGCGTCGGCGACGCGTTTCTGCCTGACCAGTTCCTCGGCCTCGTCGACCGCACCGCTGTTCTGCTCGACCCTGCCGACCGCGTCATCGAGGAATTTGCGCGCCGTCACCATGGCGCCCTGGCCGATGGCCTTGTCTGCGGAGGCGACCAGCCGCTTGATCTCCGGATCGTCGGTGCGCAGTGCGGCTCGCTCGGACATCATCTTCTTCAGGCGCTCGGCCTGGGCGTCGAGCACCTTCTGCAGGTCGGTCGGATCTTCGGGGATCTTGTCCGTGCCGAGGGCCCTCAGCACGCCATAAAGCGCGTCGAGCGGCACGCCGTCCTGCAGTGAGGCCAGTTCCACCTGCGCCCGCTTCGGGTCGGGCAGGTCGGAAATGGTCAAGAGCAGCTGCCGCCTTTCACCGGTGATCAGCCCGTCATCGCCGGTCGGTTCCGGTGGCACGACGCCGAAATAGAGCAGACGGCGCAGGCTTTCGTTGACCCAAGGGCGCTGCTTTGCCTTGGTGTCGAGATAGACTTCCTCGGTCACCATGCGCATGACCGAGCCAAATTCCGTGCCTTTCATCGCCGCGAGATGGCGCAGCAGCGCGGCCGCATAGGGGCTGTTTTCGCCGGCCGCACCGTCCAGCGCCGGGCGGCCCGGCTCGGCGGCGAAGCCGACCACGGTGCCCAGGCTTTCGTCCGCCGCCGGTGTGTTGCCGAGCGCCTTGGCGCCACGCACCGGCTCCAGTCCGCCAGTGCCAATCGGCTCGGCGGAGGCGGTCGGCGCGCGCCGGACCACCGCGTCTGACGGAAACGGATTGGTGCGGCAGGCATCGAGCAGCACGATCGTCACCGGCACGGTCTTCTTCAACGCATCCATGACGGCGGAAATCGGCACCAGCGCATTGTCTGCGTCTTTCAGAGACGAGACGTCGGCATCGACCGGAACCAGATAATTCTCGCCACCGGCTTCGATGCCGTGGCCGGAGTAATAGATGAAGGCGACGTCGGCCCCCTCTGCATCCTCGACGAAGCGTTCGAGGTCGCGCTTCAGCTTGGCGGCATCGCGGTCGGTGACGTTGCGGGCGTCGAAGCCGAGGTCGGTCAGCATCTTGGCCATGTCGCGGGCGTCGTTGGCCGGGTTGGGCAGGGCGGCGATGTGCAGGTAATTCGACTGGCCGATGATCAGCGCCACGCCCTTGAGGCTTTTCGTCTCGGCAGACGCAAACGCCGTCGCGGCAAGACAAAACAGTGCGGCGACGAAAGCCGTCAGCCACATCCGCGCAAAAAGATTGCGTCCTGAGGTTTCGACAAAGGTCATTTGTCGTTCGTGTCCGCCCTGATACTCCAAGCCCTCTATAACGCTGCCAGTCTACCATGATCAAATTTGGGCATGATCAAATTCGGGCATGATCAAAACCGGGCATGATCAAAACCGGGCGCGATTGCGCCGCGGGCGTGGCTCGCCTATCCCTGAAAAATGTCTCCACTCACAGAAACCGTGCTTTTTGTCTTCAGCCTCGTAGCGCTCGGCTATCTCGCCGGGCTCACCGGCTATCTCAGACCGGCGAGCGGCGAGGGGATATCGGACTTCGCGGTCTCGGTGGCGATGCCGCTGCTTCTGTTCCAGACGATGGTGAATGCCGATTTTCACGGCGTCGCACCATGGCCGCTATGGGGGGCTTATTTCACGGCGGTGGCGATCACCTGGGCCGCCGGCCATCTCGTCACCACGCGGATATTCGGGCGCGACGCGCGCGCCGGTGTCGTCGGGGGCGTGTCGTCGGCCTATTCCAATGTGGTGCTGCTGGGCGCCCCGTTCATTCTTGGCATATTCGGCCCGAGCGGCTTCGAGGTGCTGTCGCTGCTGGTTTCCGTGCACCTGCCGGTCATGATGATGGCTTCGATCGTGCTGTTCGAGATGTTCGGCCGCGGCAGCGACGAGCATGTCCATCCGCTGCGGGTGCTGCGCAGTTTCCTGCGGCGGCTGTTCATCAACCCGCTGATCATCGGCATCCTGCTCGGGCTGGCGTGGCGGCTCAGCGGCGTGCCGCTGCCGGACCTCGTCATGCGGCTGGTCGATGCGCTTGCCGACACGGCAGGGCCGGTGGCGCTGTTTG includes:
- a CDS encoding AEC family transporter — translated: MSPLTETVLFVFSLVALGYLAGLTGYLRPASGEGISDFAVSVAMPLLLFQTMVNADFHGVAPWPLWGAYFTAVAITWAAGHLVTTRIFGRDARAGVVGGVSSAYSNVVLLGAPFILGIFGPSGFEVLSLLVSVHLPVMMMASIVLFEMFGRGSDEHVHPLRVLRSFLRRLFINPLIIGILLGLAWRLSGVPLPDLVMRLVDALADTAGPVALFAMGLSLRRFGVSGNVRPALALSVLKLFLMPALVLAFVWLLGLPPLTAKVAVVVAALPSGINSYLIAVQFNTGQALASNQMTIATACAAVTTAFWLTIVLHVFG